ATATTTGCCAAATGCCGATAATTCCAGCTTAAAAAAATGTCAATCTCTTCTACGGTGCAAATAGCTAAATGTAATGCATCTTCCAACTTTTTTCTTGGAATTATACCACTCTCAATATAAATTTTTGCTAATCTCTGAATTTCCTCTAATTTGTCTGTAATGTCTAACACTTTCAAGCTGTAGTCTTTTATTACCCCTAAGAGCTTTGCTTTTACGGCTGCATCTTTTGTTCTGTTAATCTCGTCTATTACAACAGGTGAAATAAAGATTTTATAAACCTCTTTTTTTATATAATTCTCGAAGAACTCTTTTGTTATTTCTTGTTTTTCAGGTGAGTCGTCAGCAAAAATAAAATTGATTACTGAAGTGTCAAGGTATATGCCTGTCTTTTTCATAGGTTCACATTGGAATTATAGAATAAATAGGTGTTTTATGCAAGTTTTAGGAAATCTGGTCAGGTTTCCCTGCCGGACAGCTGTCTGAATCTCGGTAGATAGTTTTAGAAGTAAAATCGTGCGATGCAAGGACTGTATTGTCTTTCCGGAGATTTTAGC
This genomic interval from Pseudomonadota bacterium contains the following:
- a CDS encoding type II toxin-antitoxin system VapC family toxin is translated as MKKTGIYLDTSVINFIFADDSPEKQEITKEFFENYIKKEVYKIFISPVVIDEINRTKDAAVKAKLLGVIKDYSLKVLDITDKLEEIQRLAKIYIESGIIPRKKLEDALHLAICTVEEIDIFLSWNYRHLANINKERKIVSTNLLEGYTKAFKIITPMEVIYEED